A genomic stretch from Helianthus annuus cultivar XRQ/B chromosome 1, HanXRQr2.0-SUNRISE, whole genome shotgun sequence includes:
- the LOC110938401 gene encoding protein DOG1-like 3 gives MTNPENTPCQNFHRFFDCWLDELDSNLQQLASAANHHEYNGDEEDEDLHMLINNSIGQYEKYYKVKSEAAKEDVISMFSPKWLSSLEDAFLWIAGWRPTTAIHLLYSKSGIQFEASPADLSIFKAGDLGHLSSNQISRVDKLQQKTIRAEKNICDRMATLQESAADTSMVDLSNVISEMMRKENDDGGDDNDRRVERALEPKKDEWEKVLNMADSLRMETLKSVIEILTPIQAVYFLIAAAELHLRLHDWGLKKDAEYIN, from the exons ATGACCAACCCCGAAAACACCCCGTGCCAGAACTTCCATAGGTTCTTCGACTGCTGGCTGGACGAGCTAGATTCCAACCTTCAACAGCTCGCATCGGCCGCAAACCACCACGAGTACAATggcgatgaagaagatgaagatttacACATGCTGATTAATAATTCTATAGGGCAGTACGAGAAGTACTACAAGGTGAAATCAGAAGCAGCAAAAGAAGACGTGATTTCGATGTTTTCGCCCAAGTGGCTATCTTCCCTGGAGGATGCCTTTTTGTGGATTGCCGGGTGGCGGCCAACTACAGCCATCCACCTGTTGTACTCCAAGTCTG GTATTCAGTTTGAGGCCTCGCCAGCTGACTTGTCTATTTTCAAGGCTGGCGATTTAGGACATTTGAGTTCAAATCAGATCAGTCGAGTCGACAAATTACAGCAAAAAACCATTCGTGCAGAGAAAAACATATGTGATAGAATGGCGACGTTGCAGGAATCAGCAGCTGACACATCCATGGTGGATCTATCCAACGTGATTTCGGAGATGATGAGGAAGGAGAACGACGATGGAGGGGACGACAATGATCGGAGAGTGGAACGGGCTCtagagccgaagaaggatgagtgGGAAAAAGTGCTGAACATGGCGGATAGTCTGAGAATGGAGACGCTAAAGTCTGTGATCGAAATTCTGACACCGATTCAGGCGGTTTACTTCTTAATCGCAGCGGCGGAGCTGCACCTCCGGTTACACGATTGGGGATTGAAGAAGGACGCTGAGTATATTAATTAA